A stretch of the Lineus longissimus chromosome 10, tnLinLong1.2, whole genome shotgun sequence genome encodes the following:
- the LOC135494718 gene encoding sodium/potassium/calcium exchanger 1-like isoform X4 gives MPSIHKLRPPWLRVIGHRKEKFEKYRWHGRAFLAGLFITGCLLAWSTGFLQEEEYVIDAFKSSRHLLSSAAFLGNDYTLQNCSEISEAANHTAVEWETCDYELVHLKELWVIFYFVCILIVFVALAIICDDFFVPSLEAISEKLHLSEDVAGATFMAAGSSAPELFTSVAGVSYETDVGIGTIVGSAVFNILVIIALTAALSGQVLHLDWRPMTRDSIFYALSIACFIQFSWDGVLELYEAIILLVLYILYIFIMVINVRLMDWMATWKTGCKKVKVEPTEDGEDGQELERKKSLKNITLTDTGTKVSMSGGHARRLSIISHRSSTADVANADKHIFHHTRQGSISGSFYTASSVARAAIGTGAGTPPHSPPGTPGLSPFQQFNKDSGFQSTEPSYIPSNDTSRTDLHDSPIYNDYINEDFLRPPHVFRKRTGSSYSSGDEKRGSVDFRYPPKDKFMADVHKVTTIEDTLELMKQINKVRNSLDSTSSLENVRYQQGNTNSSNTSHPGSGKSLLGTANSGFQDSELQINAAGNQRRKPLPPLNRADTHTSLDCMNLPNIPALPPITTEPPPSKPSLPITNTTGESSDTLSDHTVLAPSVSHHGTASDHSEKQALPSNSLTESLHAYQPHEGAIAEEEDSEGSCKNGDGKNHVVEEEEEVERTMKICPCACCIELRGAPPSNEEAAAKGKYCSKAGFGPWSIYILKYILFVVSFPFICLFTWTVPDCSKPHNRKCFLLSFIMSVLWIVILSFALVTVVGRTGCILGIDTYTMGLVVVAIGTSVPDALSSVLVARDGYGDMAVSNAIGSNVFDINLGLGLPFLIRIAIKGPVNLISERKACFMSQNPLMMVPHAKFGFLLLLILGFVQIAFGITRFKLRKQIGIAFVILYGVFLCYAFVQEIHCAQIFC, from the exons ATGCCATCCATACATAAACTTCGGCCGCCCTGGCTACGTGTGATAGGACATAGAAAAGAAAAGTTCGAAAAATATCGGTGGCATGGAAGAGCTTTTCTTGCCGGACTTTTTATAACGGGGTGTTTGTTAGCGTGGTCAACGGGGTTTCTGCAGGAAGAAGAGTATGTGATAG ATGCCTTCAAGTCTTCCCGTCATTTGCTGAGTAGCGCTGCTTTTTTAGGCAATGACTACACGCTCCAAAATTGCAGCGAAATTTCAGAGGCGGCCAATCATACAGCTGTTGAGTGGGAAACATGTGATTATGAACTTGTCCACCTGAAAGAGTTGTGGGTCATTTTCTACTTTGTTTGTATATTAATCGTATTTGTTG ccTTAGCAATAATCTGTGATGATTTCTTCGTTCCTTCACTGGAAGCGATCTCAGAAAAGCTTCACCTCTCGGAAGATGTGGCTGGAGCTACATTCATGGCGGCAGGGTCGTCAGCCCCGGAACTCTTCACGTCCGTGGCCGGAGTCTCGTACGAGACTGACGTCGGTATTGGGACTATCGTTGGTTCGGCTGTGTTCAATATCCTTGTGATCATCGCCCTCACGGCGGCGCTCTCTGGTCAA GTACTCCACCTCGACTGGCGTCCCATGACTCGTGACTCAATCTTCTATGCCCTGTCCATTGCCTGCTTCAtccaattcagctgggatggCGTACTCGAACTATATGAGGCTATCATCTTGCTCGTACTTTacattttatacatttttaTCATGGTGATAAATGTGAGGCTGATGGATTGGATGGCCACATGGAAAACTGG TTGCAAGAAAGTAAAGGTTGAACCAACAGAAGACGGAGAAGACGGTCAGGAGCTAGAAAGGAAGAAATCG CTAAAGAACATAACTTTGACAGATACGGGTACAAAG GTGTCCATGTCCGGCGGCCACGCCAGGAGACTCTCCATCATCTCGCACAGGTCATCCACAGCAGACGTGGCAAATGCCGACAAACATATCTTTCATCACACTCGACAAGGATCAATCTCCGGAAGCTTT TACACTGCCTCTTCAGTGGCCCGAGCGGCGATAGGA ACGGGAGCAGGGACTCCTCCCCATTCGCCCCCAGGGACCCCGGGCCTATCACCCTTCCAACAATTCAACAAAGATAGTGGGTTCCAAAGCACAGAACCCAGTTACATTCCCAGCAACGACACAAGTCGAACTGATCTTCACGATTCACCGATATATAACGATTACATAAACGAGGACTTCCTTAGGCCTCCACATGTGTTCCGAAAAAGGACTGGTTCCTCCTATTCTAGTGGAGACGAAAAACGTGGCTCTGTAGATTTTAGATATCCACCAAAAGACAAATTTATGGCTGATGTGCACAAAGTTACAACGATAGAAGACACACTAGAACTAATGAAACAAATAAATAAAGTGAGGAATTCCCTCGATTCGACGAGTTCGCTTGAAAACGTCAGATACCAGCAGGGTAACACTAACAGTTCCAACACGTCGCATCCTGGTAGCGGGAAATCGCTCCTTGGCACGGCAAACTCAGGCTTCCAGGATTCAGAGTTGCAAATAAATGCAGCAGGCAATCAGCGAAGGAAACCCTTACCGCCATTAAACAGGGCTGACACTCATACTTCCCTTGATTGCATGAATCTACCCAATATTCCCGCACTACCCCCTATCACTACTGAACCTCCTCCTTCTAAACCTTCACTTCCTATTACTAACACTACGGGCGAGTCGTCCGACACCCTTTCTGACCACACTGTATTGGCACCTTCTGTCTCTCACCACGGCACTGCTTCTGATCACTCCGAAAAACAGGCTCTCCCAAGTAATTCCTTGACCGAGTCGCTGCACGCCTACCAACCCCACGAGGGAGCCATTGCCGAAGAAGAGGACTCCGAGGGAAGCTGCAAGAATGGCGACGGAAAG AACCACGTAgtcgaagaagaagaggaagtagAAAGGACCATGAAAATCTGTCCGTGCGCGTGCTGTATCGAGCTTCGGGGCGCCCCGCCCAGCAATGAGGAGGCTGCAGCCAAGGGAAAATACTGCAGCAAGGCCGGGTTCGGGCCGTGGTCGATCTATATCCTCAAATATATACTCTTCGTCGTGTCCTTCCCGTTTATATGTCTATTCACGTGGACAGTTCCGGATTGCTCAAAACCGCACAATAG AAAATGCTTTTTGCTCAGCTTCATCATGTCGGTGTTATGGATTGTGATTCTGAGCTTTGCTTTAGTGACGGTTGTCGGAAGGACTGGATGCATCCTTGGCATTGACACCTACACAATGGGATTGGTTGTGGTTGCAATAGGGACAAGTGTACCG gATGCGCTTAGTTCAGTTCTGGTTGCCAGGGACGGTTACGGTGACATGGCAGTGTCTAATGCCATCGGGTCCAATGTGTTTGACATCAACCTTGGGCTGGGCTTACCCTTCCTCATTCGTATTGCTATCAAAGGACCAGTAAATCTCATATCTGAGCGAAAAGCG TGTTTCATGTCACAGAATCCGTTGATGATGGTTCCACACGCCAAATTCGGTTTTCTTCTCCTTCTGATCCTGGGTTTCGTTCAGATCGCTTTCGGAATCACCAGATTCAAACTCAGGAAGCAAATCGGCATTGCTTTTGTGATACTATATGGGGTCTTCCTATGCTATGCATTCGTTCAGGAGATTCATTGTGCGCAGATATTCTGCTAA
- the LOC135494718 gene encoding sodium/potassium/calcium exchanger 1-like isoform X1: MPSIHKLRPPWLRVIGHRKEKFEKYRWHGRAFLAGLFITGCLLAWSTGFLQEEEYVIDAFKSSRHLLSSAAFLGNDYTLQNCSEISEAANHTAVEWETCDYELVHLKELWVIFYFVCILIVFVALAIICDDFFVPSLEAISEKLHLSEDVAGATFMAAGSSAPELFTSVAGVSYETDVGIGTIVGSAVFNILVIIALTAALSGQVLHLDWRPMTRDSIFYALSIACFIQFSWDGVLELYEAIILLVLYILYIFIMVINVRLMDWMATWKTGCKKVKVEPTEDGEDGQELERKKSLKNITLTDTGTKANGVIEKQFIDVNDHNVTEVSMSGGHARRLSIISHRSSTADVANADKHIFHHTRQGSISGSFYTASSVARAAIGTGAGTPPHSPPGTPGLSPFQQFNKDSGFQSTEPSYIPSNDTSRTDLHDSPIYNDYINEDFLRPPHVFRKRTGSSYSSGDEKRGSVDFRYPPKDKFMADVHKVTTIEDTLELMKQINKVRNSLDSTSSLENVRYQQGNTNSSNTSHPGSGKSLLGTANSGFQDSELQINAAGNQRRKPLPPLNRADTHTSLDCMNLPNIPALPPITTEPPPSKPSLPITNTTGESSDTLSDHTVLAPSVSHHGTASDHSEKQALPSNSLTESLHAYQPHEGAIAEEEDSEGSCKNGDGKNHVVEEEEEVERTMKICPCACCIELRGAPPSNEEAAAKGKYCSKAGFGPWSIYILKYILFVVSFPFICLFTWTVPDCSKPHNRKCFLLSFIMSVLWIVILSFALVTVVGRTGCILGIDTYTMGLVVVAIGTSVPDALSSVLVARDGYGDMAVSNAIGSNVFDINLGLGLPFLIRIAIKGPVNLISERKACFMSQNPLMMVPHAKFGFLLLLILGFVQIAFGITRFKLRKQIGIAFVILYGVFLCYAFVQEIHCAQIFC, translated from the exons ATGCCATCCATACATAAACTTCGGCCGCCCTGGCTACGTGTGATAGGACATAGAAAAGAAAAGTTCGAAAAATATCGGTGGCATGGAAGAGCTTTTCTTGCCGGACTTTTTATAACGGGGTGTTTGTTAGCGTGGTCAACGGGGTTTCTGCAGGAAGAAGAGTATGTGATAG ATGCCTTCAAGTCTTCCCGTCATTTGCTGAGTAGCGCTGCTTTTTTAGGCAATGACTACACGCTCCAAAATTGCAGCGAAATTTCAGAGGCGGCCAATCATACAGCTGTTGAGTGGGAAACATGTGATTATGAACTTGTCCACCTGAAAGAGTTGTGGGTCATTTTCTACTTTGTTTGTATATTAATCGTATTTGTTG ccTTAGCAATAATCTGTGATGATTTCTTCGTTCCTTCACTGGAAGCGATCTCAGAAAAGCTTCACCTCTCGGAAGATGTGGCTGGAGCTACATTCATGGCGGCAGGGTCGTCAGCCCCGGAACTCTTCACGTCCGTGGCCGGAGTCTCGTACGAGACTGACGTCGGTATTGGGACTATCGTTGGTTCGGCTGTGTTCAATATCCTTGTGATCATCGCCCTCACGGCGGCGCTCTCTGGTCAA GTACTCCACCTCGACTGGCGTCCCATGACTCGTGACTCAATCTTCTATGCCCTGTCCATTGCCTGCTTCAtccaattcagctgggatggCGTACTCGAACTATATGAGGCTATCATCTTGCTCGTACTTTacattttatacatttttaTCATGGTGATAAATGTGAGGCTGATGGATTGGATGGCCACATGGAAAACTGG TTGCAAGAAAGTAAAGGTTGAACCAACAGAAGACGGAGAAGACGGTCAGGAGCTAGAAAGGAAGAAATCG CTAAAGAACATAACTTTGACAGATACGGGTACAAAG GCCAATGGAGTAATAGAAAAGCAGTTTATTGATGTAAATGATCATAATGTAACCGAA GTGTCCATGTCCGGCGGCCACGCCAGGAGACTCTCCATCATCTCGCACAGGTCATCCACAGCAGACGTGGCAAATGCCGACAAACATATCTTTCATCACACTCGACAAGGATCAATCTCCGGAAGCTTT TACACTGCCTCTTCAGTGGCCCGAGCGGCGATAGGA ACGGGAGCAGGGACTCCTCCCCATTCGCCCCCAGGGACCCCGGGCCTATCACCCTTCCAACAATTCAACAAAGATAGTGGGTTCCAAAGCACAGAACCCAGTTACATTCCCAGCAACGACACAAGTCGAACTGATCTTCACGATTCACCGATATATAACGATTACATAAACGAGGACTTCCTTAGGCCTCCACATGTGTTCCGAAAAAGGACTGGTTCCTCCTATTCTAGTGGAGACGAAAAACGTGGCTCTGTAGATTTTAGATATCCACCAAAAGACAAATTTATGGCTGATGTGCACAAAGTTACAACGATAGAAGACACACTAGAACTAATGAAACAAATAAATAAAGTGAGGAATTCCCTCGATTCGACGAGTTCGCTTGAAAACGTCAGATACCAGCAGGGTAACACTAACAGTTCCAACACGTCGCATCCTGGTAGCGGGAAATCGCTCCTTGGCACGGCAAACTCAGGCTTCCAGGATTCAGAGTTGCAAATAAATGCAGCAGGCAATCAGCGAAGGAAACCCTTACCGCCATTAAACAGGGCTGACACTCATACTTCCCTTGATTGCATGAATCTACCCAATATTCCCGCACTACCCCCTATCACTACTGAACCTCCTCCTTCTAAACCTTCACTTCCTATTACTAACACTACGGGCGAGTCGTCCGACACCCTTTCTGACCACACTGTATTGGCACCTTCTGTCTCTCACCACGGCACTGCTTCTGATCACTCCGAAAAACAGGCTCTCCCAAGTAATTCCTTGACCGAGTCGCTGCACGCCTACCAACCCCACGAGGGAGCCATTGCCGAAGAAGAGGACTCCGAGGGAAGCTGCAAGAATGGCGACGGAAAG AACCACGTAgtcgaagaagaagaggaagtagAAAGGACCATGAAAATCTGTCCGTGCGCGTGCTGTATCGAGCTTCGGGGCGCCCCGCCCAGCAATGAGGAGGCTGCAGCCAAGGGAAAATACTGCAGCAAGGCCGGGTTCGGGCCGTGGTCGATCTATATCCTCAAATATATACTCTTCGTCGTGTCCTTCCCGTTTATATGTCTATTCACGTGGACAGTTCCGGATTGCTCAAAACCGCACAATAG AAAATGCTTTTTGCTCAGCTTCATCATGTCGGTGTTATGGATTGTGATTCTGAGCTTTGCTTTAGTGACGGTTGTCGGAAGGACTGGATGCATCCTTGGCATTGACACCTACACAATGGGATTGGTTGTGGTTGCAATAGGGACAAGTGTACCG gATGCGCTTAGTTCAGTTCTGGTTGCCAGGGACGGTTACGGTGACATGGCAGTGTCTAATGCCATCGGGTCCAATGTGTTTGACATCAACCTTGGGCTGGGCTTACCCTTCCTCATTCGTATTGCTATCAAAGGACCAGTAAATCTCATATCTGAGCGAAAAGCG TGTTTCATGTCACAGAATCCGTTGATGATGGTTCCACACGCCAAATTCGGTTTTCTTCTCCTTCTGATCCTGGGTTTCGTTCAGATCGCTTTCGGAATCACCAGATTCAAACTCAGGAAGCAAATCGGCATTGCTTTTGTGATACTATATGGGGTCTTCCTATGCTATGCATTCGTTCAGGAGATTCATTGTGCGCAGATATTCTGCTAA
- the LOC135494718 gene encoding sodium/potassium/calcium exchanger 1-like isoform X5, whose protein sequence is MPSIHKLRPPWLRVIGHRKEKFEKYRWHGRAFLAGLFITGCLLAWSTGFLQEEEYVIDAFKSSRHLLSSAAFLGNDYTLQNCSEISEAANHTAVEWETCDYELVHLKELWVIFYFVCILIVFVALAIICDDFFVPSLEAISEKLHLSEDVAGATFMAAGSSAPELFTSVAGVSYETDVGIGTIVGSAVFNILVIIALTAALSGQVLHLDWRPMTRDSIFYALSIACFIQFSWDGVLELYEAIILLVLYILYIFIMVINVRLMDWMATWKTGCKKVKVEPTEDGEDGQELERKKSVSMSGGHARRLSIISHRSSTADVANADKHIFHHTRQGSISGSFYTASSVARAAIGTGAGTPPHSPPGTPGLSPFQQFNKDSGFQSTEPSYIPSNDTSRTDLHDSPIYNDYINEDFLRPPHVFRKRTGSSYSSGDEKRGSVDFRYPPKDKFMADVHKVTTIEDTLELMKQINKVRNSLDSTSSLENVRYQQGNTNSSNTSHPGSGKSLLGTANSGFQDSELQINAAGNQRRKPLPPLNRADTHTSLDCMNLPNIPALPPITTEPPPSKPSLPITNTTGESSDTLSDHTVLAPSVSHHGTASDHSEKQALPSNSLTESLHAYQPHEGAIAEEEDSEGSCKNGDGKNHVVEEEEEVERTMKICPCACCIELRGAPPSNEEAAAKGKYCSKAGFGPWSIYILKYILFVVSFPFICLFTWTVPDCSKPHNRKCFLLSFIMSVLWIVILSFALVTVVGRTGCILGIDTYTMGLVVVAIGTSVPDALSSVLVARDGYGDMAVSNAIGSNVFDINLGLGLPFLIRIAIKGPVNLISERKACFMSQNPLMMVPHAKFGFLLLLILGFVQIAFGITRFKLRKQIGIAFVILYGVFLCYAFVQEIHCAQIFC, encoded by the exons ATGCCATCCATACATAAACTTCGGCCGCCCTGGCTACGTGTGATAGGACATAGAAAAGAAAAGTTCGAAAAATATCGGTGGCATGGAAGAGCTTTTCTTGCCGGACTTTTTATAACGGGGTGTTTGTTAGCGTGGTCAACGGGGTTTCTGCAGGAAGAAGAGTATGTGATAG ATGCCTTCAAGTCTTCCCGTCATTTGCTGAGTAGCGCTGCTTTTTTAGGCAATGACTACACGCTCCAAAATTGCAGCGAAATTTCAGAGGCGGCCAATCATACAGCTGTTGAGTGGGAAACATGTGATTATGAACTTGTCCACCTGAAAGAGTTGTGGGTCATTTTCTACTTTGTTTGTATATTAATCGTATTTGTTG ccTTAGCAATAATCTGTGATGATTTCTTCGTTCCTTCACTGGAAGCGATCTCAGAAAAGCTTCACCTCTCGGAAGATGTGGCTGGAGCTACATTCATGGCGGCAGGGTCGTCAGCCCCGGAACTCTTCACGTCCGTGGCCGGAGTCTCGTACGAGACTGACGTCGGTATTGGGACTATCGTTGGTTCGGCTGTGTTCAATATCCTTGTGATCATCGCCCTCACGGCGGCGCTCTCTGGTCAA GTACTCCACCTCGACTGGCGTCCCATGACTCGTGACTCAATCTTCTATGCCCTGTCCATTGCCTGCTTCAtccaattcagctgggatggCGTACTCGAACTATATGAGGCTATCATCTTGCTCGTACTTTacattttatacatttttaTCATGGTGATAAATGTGAGGCTGATGGATTGGATGGCCACATGGAAAACTGG TTGCAAGAAAGTAAAGGTTGAACCAACAGAAGACGGAGAAGACGGTCAGGAGCTAGAAAGGAAGAAATCG GTGTCCATGTCCGGCGGCCACGCCAGGAGACTCTCCATCATCTCGCACAGGTCATCCACAGCAGACGTGGCAAATGCCGACAAACATATCTTTCATCACACTCGACAAGGATCAATCTCCGGAAGCTTT TACACTGCCTCTTCAGTGGCCCGAGCGGCGATAGGA ACGGGAGCAGGGACTCCTCCCCATTCGCCCCCAGGGACCCCGGGCCTATCACCCTTCCAACAATTCAACAAAGATAGTGGGTTCCAAAGCACAGAACCCAGTTACATTCCCAGCAACGACACAAGTCGAACTGATCTTCACGATTCACCGATATATAACGATTACATAAACGAGGACTTCCTTAGGCCTCCACATGTGTTCCGAAAAAGGACTGGTTCCTCCTATTCTAGTGGAGACGAAAAACGTGGCTCTGTAGATTTTAGATATCCACCAAAAGACAAATTTATGGCTGATGTGCACAAAGTTACAACGATAGAAGACACACTAGAACTAATGAAACAAATAAATAAAGTGAGGAATTCCCTCGATTCGACGAGTTCGCTTGAAAACGTCAGATACCAGCAGGGTAACACTAACAGTTCCAACACGTCGCATCCTGGTAGCGGGAAATCGCTCCTTGGCACGGCAAACTCAGGCTTCCAGGATTCAGAGTTGCAAATAAATGCAGCAGGCAATCAGCGAAGGAAACCCTTACCGCCATTAAACAGGGCTGACACTCATACTTCCCTTGATTGCATGAATCTACCCAATATTCCCGCACTACCCCCTATCACTACTGAACCTCCTCCTTCTAAACCTTCACTTCCTATTACTAACACTACGGGCGAGTCGTCCGACACCCTTTCTGACCACACTGTATTGGCACCTTCTGTCTCTCACCACGGCACTGCTTCTGATCACTCCGAAAAACAGGCTCTCCCAAGTAATTCCTTGACCGAGTCGCTGCACGCCTACCAACCCCACGAGGGAGCCATTGCCGAAGAAGAGGACTCCGAGGGAAGCTGCAAGAATGGCGACGGAAAG AACCACGTAgtcgaagaagaagaggaagtagAAAGGACCATGAAAATCTGTCCGTGCGCGTGCTGTATCGAGCTTCGGGGCGCCCCGCCCAGCAATGAGGAGGCTGCAGCCAAGGGAAAATACTGCAGCAAGGCCGGGTTCGGGCCGTGGTCGATCTATATCCTCAAATATATACTCTTCGTCGTGTCCTTCCCGTTTATATGTCTATTCACGTGGACAGTTCCGGATTGCTCAAAACCGCACAATAG AAAATGCTTTTTGCTCAGCTTCATCATGTCGGTGTTATGGATTGTGATTCTGAGCTTTGCTTTAGTGACGGTTGTCGGAAGGACTGGATGCATCCTTGGCATTGACACCTACACAATGGGATTGGTTGTGGTTGCAATAGGGACAAGTGTACCG gATGCGCTTAGTTCAGTTCTGGTTGCCAGGGACGGTTACGGTGACATGGCAGTGTCTAATGCCATCGGGTCCAATGTGTTTGACATCAACCTTGGGCTGGGCTTACCCTTCCTCATTCGTATTGCTATCAAAGGACCAGTAAATCTCATATCTGAGCGAAAAGCG TGTTTCATGTCACAGAATCCGTTGATGATGGTTCCACACGCCAAATTCGGTTTTCTTCTCCTTCTGATCCTGGGTTTCGTTCAGATCGCTTTCGGAATCACCAGATTCAAACTCAGGAAGCAAATCGGCATTGCTTTTGTGATACTATATGGGGTCTTCCTATGCTATGCATTCGTTCAGGAGATTCATTGTGCGCAGATATTCTGCTAA
- the LOC135494718 gene encoding sodium/potassium/calcium exchanger 1-like isoform X2 — protein sequence MPSIHKLRPPWLRVIGHRKEKFEKYRWHGRAFLAGLFITGCLLAWSTGFLQEEEYVIDAFKSSRHLLSSAAFLGNDYTLQNCSEISEAANHTAVEWETCDYELVHLKELWVIFYFVCILIVFVALAIICDDFFVPSLEAISEKLHLSEDVAGATFMAAGSSAPELFTSVAGVSYETDVGIGTIVGSAVFNILVIIALTAALSGQVLHLDWRPMTRDSIFYALSIACFIQFSWDGVLELYEAIILLVLYILYIFIMVINVRLMDWMATWKTGCKKVKVEPTEDGEDGQELERKKSLKNITLTDTGTKANGVIEKQFIDVNDHNVTEVSMSGGHARRLSIISHRSSTADVANADKHIFHHTRQGSISGSFTGAGTPPHSPPGTPGLSPFQQFNKDSGFQSTEPSYIPSNDTSRTDLHDSPIYNDYINEDFLRPPHVFRKRTGSSYSSGDEKRGSVDFRYPPKDKFMADVHKVTTIEDTLELMKQINKVRNSLDSTSSLENVRYQQGNTNSSNTSHPGSGKSLLGTANSGFQDSELQINAAGNQRRKPLPPLNRADTHTSLDCMNLPNIPALPPITTEPPPSKPSLPITNTTGESSDTLSDHTVLAPSVSHHGTASDHSEKQALPSNSLTESLHAYQPHEGAIAEEEDSEGSCKNGDGKNHVVEEEEEVERTMKICPCACCIELRGAPPSNEEAAAKGKYCSKAGFGPWSIYILKYILFVVSFPFICLFTWTVPDCSKPHNRKCFLLSFIMSVLWIVILSFALVTVVGRTGCILGIDTYTMGLVVVAIGTSVPDALSSVLVARDGYGDMAVSNAIGSNVFDINLGLGLPFLIRIAIKGPVNLISERKACFMSQNPLMMVPHAKFGFLLLLILGFVQIAFGITRFKLRKQIGIAFVILYGVFLCYAFVQEIHCAQIFC from the exons ATGCCATCCATACATAAACTTCGGCCGCCCTGGCTACGTGTGATAGGACATAGAAAAGAAAAGTTCGAAAAATATCGGTGGCATGGAAGAGCTTTTCTTGCCGGACTTTTTATAACGGGGTGTTTGTTAGCGTGGTCAACGGGGTTTCTGCAGGAAGAAGAGTATGTGATAG ATGCCTTCAAGTCTTCCCGTCATTTGCTGAGTAGCGCTGCTTTTTTAGGCAATGACTACACGCTCCAAAATTGCAGCGAAATTTCAGAGGCGGCCAATCATACAGCTGTTGAGTGGGAAACATGTGATTATGAACTTGTCCACCTGAAAGAGTTGTGGGTCATTTTCTACTTTGTTTGTATATTAATCGTATTTGTTG ccTTAGCAATAATCTGTGATGATTTCTTCGTTCCTTCACTGGAAGCGATCTCAGAAAAGCTTCACCTCTCGGAAGATGTGGCTGGAGCTACATTCATGGCGGCAGGGTCGTCAGCCCCGGAACTCTTCACGTCCGTGGCCGGAGTCTCGTACGAGACTGACGTCGGTATTGGGACTATCGTTGGTTCGGCTGTGTTCAATATCCTTGTGATCATCGCCCTCACGGCGGCGCTCTCTGGTCAA GTACTCCACCTCGACTGGCGTCCCATGACTCGTGACTCAATCTTCTATGCCCTGTCCATTGCCTGCTTCAtccaattcagctgggatggCGTACTCGAACTATATGAGGCTATCATCTTGCTCGTACTTTacattttatacatttttaTCATGGTGATAAATGTGAGGCTGATGGATTGGATGGCCACATGGAAAACTGG TTGCAAGAAAGTAAAGGTTGAACCAACAGAAGACGGAGAAGACGGTCAGGAGCTAGAAAGGAAGAAATCG CTAAAGAACATAACTTTGACAGATACGGGTACAAAG GCCAATGGAGTAATAGAAAAGCAGTTTATTGATGTAAATGATCATAATGTAACCGAA GTGTCCATGTCCGGCGGCCACGCCAGGAGACTCTCCATCATCTCGCACAGGTCATCCACAGCAGACGTGGCAAATGCCGACAAACATATCTTTCATCACACTCGACAAGGATCAATCTCCGGAAGCTTT ACGGGAGCAGGGACTCCTCCCCATTCGCCCCCAGGGACCCCGGGCCTATCACCCTTCCAACAATTCAACAAAGATAGTGGGTTCCAAAGCACAGAACCCAGTTACATTCCCAGCAACGACACAAGTCGAACTGATCTTCACGATTCACCGATATATAACGATTACATAAACGAGGACTTCCTTAGGCCTCCACATGTGTTCCGAAAAAGGACTGGTTCCTCCTATTCTAGTGGAGACGAAAAACGTGGCTCTGTAGATTTTAGATATCCACCAAAAGACAAATTTATGGCTGATGTGCACAAAGTTACAACGATAGAAGACACACTAGAACTAATGAAACAAATAAATAAAGTGAGGAATTCCCTCGATTCGACGAGTTCGCTTGAAAACGTCAGATACCAGCAGGGTAACACTAACAGTTCCAACACGTCGCATCCTGGTAGCGGGAAATCGCTCCTTGGCACGGCAAACTCAGGCTTCCAGGATTCAGAGTTGCAAATAAATGCAGCAGGCAATCAGCGAAGGAAACCCTTACCGCCATTAAACAGGGCTGACACTCATACTTCCCTTGATTGCATGAATCTACCCAATATTCCCGCACTACCCCCTATCACTACTGAACCTCCTCCTTCTAAACCTTCACTTCCTATTACTAACACTACGGGCGAGTCGTCCGACACCCTTTCTGACCACACTGTATTGGCACCTTCTGTCTCTCACCACGGCACTGCTTCTGATCACTCCGAAAAACAGGCTCTCCCAAGTAATTCCTTGACCGAGTCGCTGCACGCCTACCAACCCCACGAGGGAGCCATTGCCGAAGAAGAGGACTCCGAGGGAAGCTGCAAGAATGGCGACGGAAAG AACCACGTAgtcgaagaagaagaggaagtagAAAGGACCATGAAAATCTGTCCGTGCGCGTGCTGTATCGAGCTTCGGGGCGCCCCGCCCAGCAATGAGGAGGCTGCAGCCAAGGGAAAATACTGCAGCAAGGCCGGGTTCGGGCCGTGGTCGATCTATATCCTCAAATATATACTCTTCGTCGTGTCCTTCCCGTTTATATGTCTATTCACGTGGACAGTTCCGGATTGCTCAAAACCGCACAATAG AAAATGCTTTTTGCTCAGCTTCATCATGTCGGTGTTATGGATTGTGATTCTGAGCTTTGCTTTAGTGACGGTTGTCGGAAGGACTGGATGCATCCTTGGCATTGACACCTACACAATGGGATTGGTTGTGGTTGCAATAGGGACAAGTGTACCG gATGCGCTTAGTTCAGTTCTGGTTGCCAGGGACGGTTACGGTGACATGGCAGTGTCTAATGCCATCGGGTCCAATGTGTTTGACATCAACCTTGGGCTGGGCTTACCCTTCCTCATTCGTATTGCTATCAAAGGACCAGTAAATCTCATATCTGAGCGAAAAGCG TGTTTCATGTCACAGAATCCGTTGATGATGGTTCCACACGCCAAATTCGGTTTTCTTCTCCTTCTGATCCTGGGTTTCGTTCAGATCGCTTTCGGAATCACCAGATTCAAACTCAGGAAGCAAATCGGCATTGCTTTTGTGATACTATATGGGGTCTTCCTATGCTATGCATTCGTTCAGGAGATTCATTGTGCGCAGATATTCTGCTAA